A portion of the Carassius carassius chromosome 42, fCarCar2.1, whole genome shotgun sequence genome contains these proteins:
- the LOC132123842 gene encoding cysteine-rich secretory protein LCCL domain-containing 1-like: protein MGHLTSALLRGLSLLLVTRSVFAMVLFNATDLGILLEKYLDDDGDWMVERQRSKRAITASDMQAILDLHNKLRGQVYPPASNMEYMVWDTELEQSAQEWAETCLWEHGPTGLLPQIGQNLGVHWGRYRPPTSHVQAWYDEVKDYSFPYPQECNPHCPFKCSGPVCTHYTQLVWATSSRIGCAINVCYNMNVWGQIWAKAVYLVCNYSPKGNWWGYAPYKHGTSCSACPPSYGGVCREKLCYKGDGSNRQSTPEETDERNSIEPEAPHSPGPRLQASSPTRSPNVVVSKEQMSQTVTCDTKLRDQCKGTTCNRYECPAGCLDSMAKVIGTVFYDMQSSICRAGIHYGVIDNDGGWMDVTRHGRKDFFIKSYKNGLQSLGKYQSANAFTVSKVTVKVITCETTVSVLCPYQKPARHCPRIYCPRNCLQENPHLSRVIGTNIYSDKSSICRSAIHAGVLSNKSGGYVDVMPTDNRKLYISSYQNGIVSESLQNPAGGKAFKVFAVI from the exons ATGGGTCACCTAACCTCTGCATTACTGAGGGGTCTCTCTCTCCTGCTGGTGACCCGGAGTGTGTTTGCCATGGTGCTGTTTAATGCCACAGATCTCGGCATTCTCTTGGAGAAGTACCTAGATGATGATGGAGACTGGATGGTGGAGAGACAGCGAAGCAAGAGGGCCATCACTGCTAGTGATATGCAAGCAATCCTGGACCTCCACAACAAACTCCGGGGTCAGGTCTACCCACCAGCTTCAAATATGGAATACATG GTGTGGGACACTGAACTGGAGCAGAGTGCTCAGGAATGGGCAGAGACCTGCCTGTGGGAACATGGCCCAACTGGCCTGCTGCCTCAGATTGGTCAGAACCTGGGAGTGCACTGGGGAAG ATATCGTCCACCTACTTCTCATGTACAAGCCTGGTATGATGAGGTCAAAGACTACTCGTTCCCATACCCCCAGGAATGTAACCCTCACTGTCCTTTTAAATGCAGTGGTCCAGTCTGTACCCACTACACTCAG CTTGTTTGGGCAACTAGTAGTCGAATTGGCTGTGCGATCAATGTGTGCTACAACATGAATGTGTGGGGCCAGATCTGGGCAAAAGCTGTTTATCTTGTGTGCAACTACTCACCAAA AGGTAACTGGTGGGGATATGCCCCATATAAGCACGGCACCTCTTGCTCTGCCTGTCCACCCAGCTATGGAGGAGTGTGCAGAGAAAAACTCTGTTATAAAg gtgatGGAAGTAATAGACAAAGCACACCTGAGGAAACAGATGAAAGAAATTCTATAGAACCAGAGGCCCCTCATAGCCCTGGGCCCCGTTTACAGGCCTCAAGTCCAACCAGGAGCCCAAATGTAGTTGTGAGCAAAGAGCAAATGT CCCAGACTGTGACATGTGACACAAAGCTAAGAGACCAGTGTAAAGGCACCACATGCAATag GTACGAGTGTCCTGCTGGTTGTTTAGACAGCATGGCAAAAGTGATTGGAACGGTGTTTTATGACATG CAATCCAGTATTTGCCGGGCAGGCATTCATTACGGTGTCATTGACAATGATGGTGGCTGGATGGATGTCACAAGACATGGCAGGAAGGACTTCTTCATCAAATCATACAAAAATGGACTTCAGTCCCTTGG GAAATACCAGAGTGCCAATGCCTTCACAGTATCCAAAGTGACAG TAAAAGTTATCACATGTGAGACTACAGTTTCTGTGCTGTGCCCTTACCAAAAGCCAGCAAGACACTGTCCAAG GATTTACTGTCCTCGGAACTGCCTGCAAGAAAATCCCCACCTTTCTCGAGTCATTGGTACCAACATTTATTCAGat AAATCTAGTATATGCAGATCTGCAATTCATGCTGGCGTTTTAAGCAACAAATCAGGTGGTTATGTTGACGTGATGCCCACAGACAACAGGAAGCTGTACATTTCCTCATACCAGAATGGCATAGTCTCAGAAAG CCTGCAGAACCCCGCGGGAGGCAAGGCATTCAAAGTATTCGCAGTTATTTAA